One Catenulispora sp. GP43 genomic window, GACGTGAAGGCACGCGATCGAGTGACACTCCCGGGCTACACCGGCCCGCTGGACGTGTCGTTCGCCTCCCCGGCCCAGTAATGCCGACAAACTGGCGGAATGTGGGCTGACCGTGCGCGAACAGCGATCCGATCCGTCGGTGAGATCCTGATCACGCTCGGCATGGTGCTCTTCCTGTTCTGCGCCTACCAGCTCTTCTACACCAATGTGGTCGCCGACGAGGCGATGCAGTCCGAGGTCTCGGACCTGCACAAGCTGTGGGGCGAGACGCCGGCCGCGCGCTCCGCCGCGCCGGCGGCCACCGGCCCGTTCGACACCGCCGACAGCCACGGCACCGCCGGCGCCGCGTTCGCGATCCTGCACATCCCGCGGCTCGGCGACAAGTCGATCCCGGTCCTGCAGGGCACCACCCTGGACCTGTTGGGCCGCGGAGTCGGCCACTACAAGGACTCGGCCATGCCGGGCCTGGTCGGCAACTTCGCCGTCGCCGGGCACCGCAAGACGCACGGCGAACCCTTCCGCTACCTCGACGAGATGCGCGCCGGCGACCTGATCGTGGTCGAGACCGCCGACGCCTGGTACACCTACCGCGAGGACCGCGACCCGTTCATCGTCGACCCGACCGACCTCGGCGTCGTGGCCCCGGTCCCGGACCACCCGGGTGCGACGCCCTCCCGGAAACTGATCACGCTGACCACCTGCAACCCGTGGTGGGCCTCCACCCAGCGCATGATCGTCACCGGCGAGCTGATCGGCCGGCAGCCACGATCGGCTGGCGCGCCCCCGGCATTGACGGTGAACGCCCCCAAGTTCCAATAGGACTCTGGTAAAACCTCATAGAGAGCTCTATAGAGAAGTCTGTAGAGAGAGGAGTTGGCGATGTACGCGTTTCTGTGGCGGCACCTTCCCGGGCCCGTCTACGCGAGGATCCTCATCGCCCTGGCCGTCGCGGCCTTGGTCGTGGTGCTCCTGTTCGGCTGGGTCTTCCCCTGGATCGAACCGCTGATGCCGTTCAGCGGCAACACCGTCTCCCAGTAGCCGCTCCCCGCTGCCGGTAGGCTCACCGCATGGCAGCGCGGATCCTGGTCGTCGACAACTACGACAGCTTCGTCTACAACCTCGTTCAGTACCTGTACCAGCTCGGCGCGGAGTGCGAGGTGGTGCGCAACGACGCGATCGGCGTCGAAGCCGCGCACGACTACGACGGCGTCCTGCTCTCTCCCGGCCCGGGAACGCCCGAGGAGGCCGGCATCTGCGTGAAGATGGTCGGCTACGCGGAGCAGCACCGGATCCCGGTCTTCGGCGTCTGTCTGGGCCTGCAGTCCATCGCGGTGGCGCACGGCGCCGTGGTCGGCCGCGCCCCGGAACTGCTGCACGGCAAGACCAGCACGGTCACGCACGACGGCGCGGGCGTCTTCCAGGGCCTTCCGGATCCGTTCACCGCCACGCGCTACCACTCGCTGGCCATAGAGCCCGACACGCTGCCGGCGGACCTCGTCGTCACCGCGCGCACCGACTCCGGCGTCATCATGGGCATCCGGCACCCCGAACTCCCGGTCGAGGCGGTGCAGTTCCACCCCGAGTCCGTCCTCACCGAGGGCGGGCACCGGATGCTGGCGAACTGGCTGACGGTATGCGGGGACGCCGGAGCGGTCGAGCGCTCCGCCGGACTCGCACCGGTGGTGCTGAGCGCAGCGAACTAGAGAACAGCGCATAGCGAAGCCCCGCACGGAATTCCGTGCGGGGCTTCGCTATAGCGGGAACCGCTTAGTTGCCGCCGCCCTTCTTGGACGTCGACGGGTTGCTCGGGCAGCCCGGGGCCGACGGGTCGAAGTTGCAGATGGGGTTGTTCGACGAGGTCTGGCCGTTGCCCGGTCCGGACGTCGTCGTCGTGGGGTTGCCGCCCTGACAGGTCGGGTCCGACGGGTCGCACTGCTGCTGGGAGCTCGACGAACTGGTCGGCGGCGCCGGCGGCTGCGGCGCGTAGTAGACCACGATCGGCGTGTCGGCGGGGTACTGGCCGTCCGGCGTCGGGCTGATCCGGGTCACGTCGCCGGGCTGCTGACCGTTGGCGGTGTTGTCGACCGTGGCCGTGACGTTGCTGAAGCCCTCGCCCTTGATCTGGTTGACGACGCCGCCGTACGGCTGGCCGGCGAAGTTCCCGGTGCTGAGCGTGGCCTTCGCCGGACCGCTGGAGACGATCCAGCCGATCTGGACCTTGGTCACGTCGGGGACCTGCTTGCCGTCGAGGATCGCGTTGTTGCTGCCGGCGTCGACCACGTCGATGATGTTGCCGCTCGGGACCTTGGGATCCGGCTGCGAGGTGATCAGCGGGTTGCTGAGGTCGAAGTGGGCACCGGTCAGGTACTGCCTCAGCTGGTCCTGGTTCATTCCGTTGAGGGTGGCCTTCTGCGGCACCGTGCCGTTCTGCGGGCCCAGCGACAGGCAGTAGGTGATCGGCCCCGGCTTCCCGTAGGTCCCGGCCGCCGGGTTCTGGGCGATGATCGTCCCGGCGTTCCCGGAGTGCACGTCGGTTCCGGCGGGGCAGTCCTTGCCGCTGCCGGCGGCCAGGCTGAACCCCGCGTAGTCCGGCTGCCCCAGCATTTGCTGCGCCTGCTGGACGTTCTTCACCCCGATGCCGAAGTCCGGCACCGCCTTGGAGTTGGCGTTGCCACCGGACTTCAGCAGCGACTTGGCCAGCAGGACCGCGGCGATGACCGCCGCGATACCGGCCACGGCCAGGATGATGTACCCGGTCCGGCCGCTCTTCTCCGGCTCCGGAGGACGGCGCGGCTCAGCACGGCGCGGCGGGGCCGGCGGACGGCCCGAGTCCCCGTACTCGTCGTCGTAGCGCGCCGTGGCGGGCTGCTGGTAGCCGGTCGGCGCCTCGACCGCGGGCATCGCCCGGGTCTGGCCGACCGCCGCCGCGGCACCCACCTGGCGCGGGTCCAGCCGCTGGGTCGGCATGTTCGCCGCGCCCAGCACCGCGGTCTGCGCCTCGGTCGGCCGGCCGTCGAGCACCCGCTCGATGTCGGCGCGCATCTCGGTGGCCGACTGGTATCGCGCATCGGCCGTCTTGGCCAGCGACTTCAGCACCACCGCGTCGATCGCCGGGCTGACCTCGGGGTCGTAGGACGACGGCGGCTGCGGCTCCTCGCGCACGTGCTGGTAGGCCACGGCCACCGGGGAGTCGCCGACGAACGGCGGCCGACCGGTGAGCAGCTCGAACATCAGGCAGCCGGTGGAGTACAGGTCGCTGCGGGCGTCCACGGTCTCGCCCTTGGCCTGCTCCGGCGAGAGGTACTGCGCGGTACCGATGACCGCGGCGGTCTGCGTCATCGTCATGCCGTTGTCGGCCATGGCCCGGGCGATGCCGAAGTCCATCACCTTCACGGTGCCGGACCGGGTCAGCATGATGTTCGCGGGCTTGATGTCGCGGTGGATGATGCCGTTGCGGTGCGAGTAGTCCAGAGCCTGCAGCACGCCGGCGGTGATCTCCAGGGCCCGCTCGGGCAGCAGCCGGCGGCCGGAGTGCAGCAGGTCGCGCAGCGTGGAGCCGTCGGCGTACTCCATCACGATGTAGGGGACCGAGACGCCGTTCTCGAAGTCCTCGCCGGTGTCGTAGATGGCCACGATCGCAGGGTGGTTGAGCGAGGCCGCGGACTGCGCCTCGCGGCGGAACCGCGCCTGGAACGTGGGGTCGCGGGACAGGTCGGCACGCAGCGTCTTCACCGCGACCGTGCGGCCCAGGCGGGTGTCGCGGGCCATGAAGACCTCGGCCATCCCGCCTCGGCCCAGCACGGAGCCCAGCTCGTACCTGCCGCCGAGCCGCCGCGGCTGTTCCGCCCCGGGGTAGGTTCCGGACATCTCATCGCTCCAGCTCATCGATCGTCGCGCGGGTGGCGCGGCGGTCTGACATCGTCTCAGTCGAAAACTTGCTTCCGGCAGTATCCCCCGAACCGGCTCCCGCGCCAGACCGCCCGCCGGAATCGCCCTCGGACCGGCCCTCCCGCTACCCGGGCCGGCCGGTCCGACACGCCACCCGGGCCCGTCCCGTCACTTCTAGCTCATGCCGAGCGCCGCCTTCAGCACCGCCTGGGCCGTGGGGCCGGCGAATCCGACGCCGCTGATATCGCTGCGGATGGAGGGGTCGTTGGACTCGACCATGACCGCCACCGCGACCTTCTTGCCGTTGGCGCTGCCGTAGCAGACGAACCAGGCCAGCGGGTTCTGGCCCTGCCCGCGCTGCGCGGTACCGGTCTTGGCGCCCATGTGGATGCCGGGGATGCCAGCGTGCTGCGCGGTGCCGTTGGCCACCACGTTCTGCATCATGTCGTCGAGCGTGGCCGCGGTCGCCGGGCTCATGGCCTGGCTGAGCTCGTGCTGGTGGTCCGACCCCTTGTAGGTGACGTGGCCGTTGGGCGCGGTCTCCTTGTCCACCAGGTAGGGCTGCATGATCGTGCCGCCGTTGGCCACCGAGGCCGCGATCATCGCCGCCTGCAGCGGAGTGACCTGGGTGTCGCCCTGGCCGATCGAGTCCTGCGCCAGACCCAGGGTGTTGCTGCCGATGCTCGCCACCGACGGGAAGTTCGACTGCGCCACCGCCAGCGGGATCTTCAGGCTCGGGTCGTTGAAGCCGAACTTCGAGGCGTAGGAGGACATCACCTGCGAGCCCAGCTTGGCGCCGACGAAGCCGTAGACGGAGTTGCAGGACTGGGCCAGCGCGGTCTTCAGGTCGGTGCCCGGGCAGGGGCCGTCCTCGTTGGGCAGGTTGTAGCCGGAGCCCGGGACGGAGTAGGAGTTGGGGTCGGCACCGGTCGGGCCGGTCTCGGTGAACTGGCCGGAGTCCAGGGCCGCGGCCGCGGTGACGATCTTGAACACCGAGCCGGGCGGGTAGTTCTCCTGGATAGCGTGGTTCAGGTCCGGCTTGTCCTTCTGCGACTCCAGGGCCTTGCCCGCGGCCGAGGAGGTGTCGCCGTCGTTCGACGCTATCCCGTTGGGGTCGAAGGTCGGGTTGGAGTACATCGCCAGGATCGCGCCGGTGGTCGGGTCCAGCGCCACCACCGAGCCGCTGCGGCCGTTCAGCCCCTTGATGGCGGCCTGCTGCACCGCGTTCTGCAGCGTGAGCTGGACGTCGCCGCCCTTCTTGGACTTGCCGGTCAGCGTGTCCATGAAGTTGGCCACGGACTCGGAGCTGTCAGTACCCGCGAGGTAGCCGTCCAGGACGGACTCTATGTCCCGGGAGCCGTAGCCGATCGACTTCCAGCCGGTGACGTTGGCGTAGTCGGACTTCAGCGGGTACGTGCGCTGGTACTTGTAGGACAGACCGCCGGAGGGGACCGAGTCCGCGATGACGGTGCCGTCCGCGGTGAGGATCTTGCCCCGCGGATAGGCGAAGGCGTCCAGCAGGGTGCGCTGGTTGCCGGCCCGGGCCTTGTAGCTGTCGGCGTTGACCACCTGCAGGTAGTTGGAGCTCACGAGCAGGCTGGCGATGAGCAGGAAGCAGAACAGGGCCACCCGCCTGATGGGCTGGTTCACGGTCCGTACCTCCGCTCAGACGGGCCCGGCCGGCCCGGCGCGTCACCCGGGTTCGCCCCGGGTGCCGGGGTCGGCCGCGTCCGCACGTCTTCGTCCTCTTCGTCGTCTTCGAACACCGGGGTATAGGACTCCGTTGACCCGTGTTCCGGTTCCGACCTCGGCTGGGATGTGGCCTGGATCGCTTGGGTCGCCTCCGCTGCGCGCAGCATCGTCTGCTCTCCGTAACCGCGGGGCTGGGAGGGGACGGCCTGCGTCACATCGCCGGCACCGGCCGCCGCCGCGGCGTTCGCCTGGCGCACCGGCATCGGCTCGGTGGGGTCGGTCGCGCCCGGAGGCGTCGGCCCGGCAGGTCCGCCGGGTCCACCGGGGCCACCGGGTCCGCCGGGGCCGAACCCGCTCTGGGCCAAGCCGCTCTGCTCAAGACCGGTCTGTCCGAGACCCGGCTGGGCCAGTGGGTGCGGCCGGGCGGGACCGCCGGGACCGCCGGGACCGGCGGGACCCTGCGGCGGCGCGGGCTGCGCGTGCCGGCCCGGAGTGGCGTTCGACGGCATCTTCTGGGCGGCGGCCAGGCGCATGGCCCGCAGCTCGTCGTCGGACAGCGGGATCGCCGGCGGCAGCGGACGCCGCGCGGAGTCGGACAACCGGATCAGCAGCGCGACCACGACCCAGTTCGCCACCAGCGCCGAACCACCGGCGGCCAGGAACGGCATCGGCAGACCGGTCAGCGGGATGACGCGCATGACGCCGCCGGCGGTGATGAACACCTGGAGCGCGAACGTCACGGACAGACCGGCGGCCAGCAGCTTGCCGTAGTTGTCGCGGATCAGCAGCGCGGTCTTGAAACCGCGCATCACGAACAGCGTGTAGACCATCATCAGCGCGAACAGCCCGACCATGCCGAGCTCCTCGCCGACCGTGACCAGGATGAAGTCGGCGTTCTTGGCGAACCCGACCAGCCAGGGCCGGCCCTGGTCCAGGCCCTTGCCGAAGATGCCGCCGGTGGCGAAGCCGTAGATGGACTGCGAGATCTGGTCCGAGGGGCAGTTCTTCCCGCCCGCCTGGGCACAGATCTCGCCGTTGAACGGGTGCAGCCAGTTGTTCACGCGCGCCTGGACGTGCGGCACCGTCGTGGCGATGAACACAGCGCCGCCGACGAACGCGGTGACACCGAAGACCAGCCACGAGGTCCGCTCGGTCGCGATGTACAGCAGCACCACGAAGGCGCCGAAGAACATCAGCGAGACACCGAGGTCGGTCTCGAAGACCAGGATGAGCATCGCCAGGACCCAGCAGACCGCGATCGGCCCCATGTCGCGGCCGCGCGGGATGTTCAGGCCGAAGACGCGGCGCGAGGCCACCCGCAGCGCGTCGCGCTTGGCCATCAGGAACGCGGCGAAGAACGACACCAGCAGCAGCTTGCCGAACTCGGCCGGCTGGATCGAGACCCCGCCGGGGAAGCGGATCCAGCTCTTGGCGCCGTTGGCGCTGGAGATCGAGGCCGGCAGCACGGCCGGGATCGCGACCAGGAACAGGCCGGTGACCATCGAGATGTACGCGTAGCGCTGCAGGATCCGGTGGTCCTTGACGAACAGCAGGAACAGGGCCAGGGCGATGATGCCCAGCGCGGTGTACATCAGCTGGTTCGTCGTGGACCCGCTGGGCGGGGTGTGGTACTTCGTCGGGTCCAGCTTGTGCAGCGCCTGGAACCGCTCGGAGTCGTAGATGTCCAGGCGGTGGATCAGCACCAGGCCGATGCCGTTGAGGAAGATCGCCAGCGGCAGGAAAAGCGGGTCGGCGTAGGGCGCGGCATAGCGGATCAGCAGGTTGGCGACGATCACCACCGCCGCCAGGCCCGCGCCGTAGCCCCACATGCCGGCCGGCAGCTTGCCGTTGTCGGCCAGGCCCACGTTGGCGTACGCGAACATGGCGACGGCCACCGCGAACAGACTGAGCAGGAGCTCAGTGTTGCGGCGCTTGGGGATCAGCGGTTCTTCGGGCCGGGGCGGGGCGGCTGACATCGACACTACTGAGGACCGTCCGTTGTTCCGGCGCAGTACGCCTTCATCTGCGGGTCGTCACCCTGCGTCCCGGGGGCCGAGGACGACGACGTGGGGTTCTGCGGCTCCGGCGTGCCCTGCACGCCGCCGGTCGAGGCGGTCGTGCCGGTCGGGACGCCGGTCGGCGCGTTGCTCGGCGGGGTGGACGCCGGGCCGTTGGCCAGCGGGGCGCCGACCTTGGACGACGCGGGCGGGGTGGTCGGGGCGAGGTTCTGCCCCGGCACCGTGGTGCCTGCCGGCTTGCCGGACGCGGGCTGGTTCAGCGCCTGGCTCTGGACGGTCGTCTGGCTGTGCCGGTAGTCGGCACAGGACTTCGCGGCCGCCCGGTACTGCTCCAGGTACGCCAGCGCGGCGCCCTCGGAGCCGAACGATTCGGTCTTGTACAGGTCGGCGCGCTTGCTCTGCGGCACCGAGTTGATCCACAGCGGGCCCTCGGCCATCGTCTGCTGCGACGCGGCGAACGACAGCTGCGACATGCCCTGGTACAGCAGCACCTGCTTGCTGTCCGAGGAGGGCGTCACGTAGTACTGCCCCTGGCTGTACACATACGCCCCGCCCGCGCCGGCGGCCAGCACCACGACCACCGCGCCGGTGATGAACAGGCCCTTCTTGCCGCGCTTGGCGGGGGCCGGCCCGCCGGGGCCGGCGGGCGCGCCGTCCGGTCCGCCGTAGCCGCCGGCACTGCGCCGACCGCCGGGGGGGTTCTGGTTCTCCGCCTCCGGCACCAGGCCGCGCTGCCCGGGCACCGACTCCAGCTCCGTGGTCTGCGCCGACGGGTCGAACTGCTGGGGCGCGGTGGCCACCGGTCCGCCCGGGTGCTCGGCCATCTGCTGGTTCTGCTGGTTGCGGCGCGAGCGCAGCCGCGCGGCCCGGCCGGCCGGGTGGTTCTGCGGGAAGTCGTCCTGCGGCGGGCCGCCCGATGCGGGCTGGCCGCCGGCGGCCGGGGTGCTGAACCGGGGCAGCTGCTCGACGCCCTCGCTGGCCGCGCCGACCACGACCGGGGTCAGCGACCCCAGCATCTGCGTGGCCTCG contains:
- a CDS encoding class E sortase, giving the protein MWADRARTAIRSVGEILITLGMVLFLFCAYQLFYTNVVADEAMQSEVSDLHKLWGETPAARSAAPAATGPFDTADSHGTAGAAFAILHIPRLGDKSIPVLQGTTLDLLGRGVGHYKDSAMPGLVGNFAVAGHRKTHGEPFRYLDEMRAGDLIVVETADAWYTYREDRDPFIVDPTDLGVVAPVPDHPGATPSRKLITLTTCNPWWASTQRMIVTGELIGRQPRSAGAPPALTVNAPKFQ
- the pknB gene encoding Stk1 family PASTA domain-containing Ser/Thr kinase, coding for MSGTYPGAEQPRRLGGRYELGSVLGRGGMAEVFMARDTRLGRTVAVKTLRADLSRDPTFQARFRREAQSAASLNHPAIVAIYDTGEDFENGVSVPYIVMEYADGSTLRDLLHSGRRLLPERALEITAGVLQALDYSHRNGIIHRDIKPANIMLTRSGTVKVMDFGIARAMADNGMTMTQTAAVIGTAQYLSPEQAKGETVDARSDLYSTGCLMFELLTGRPPFVGDSPVAVAYQHVREEPQPPSSYDPEVSPAIDAVVLKSLAKTADARYQSATEMRADIERVLDGRPTEAQTAVLGAANMPTQRLDPRQVGAAAAVGQTRAMPAVEAPTGYQQPATARYDDEYGDSGRPPAPPRRAEPRRPPEPEKSGRTGYIILAVAGIAAVIAAVLLAKSLLKSGGNANSKAVPDFGIGVKNVQQAQQMLGQPDYAGFSLAAGSGKDCPAGTDVHSGNAGTIIAQNPAAGTYGKPGPITYCLSLGPQNGTVPQKATLNGMNQDQLRQYLTGAHFDLSNPLITSQPDPKVPSGNIIDVVDAGSNNAILDGKQVPDVTKVQIGWIVSSGPAKATLSTGNFAGQPYGGVVNQIKGEGFSNVTATVDNTANGQQPGDVTRISPTPDGQYPADTPIVVYYAPQPPAPPTSSSSSQQQCDPSDPTCQGGNPTTTTSGPGNGQTSSNNPICNFDPSAPGCPSNPSTSKKGGGN
- a CDS encoding peptidoglycan D,D-transpeptidase FtsI family protein, giving the protein MNQPIRRVALFCFLLIASLLVSSNYLQVVNADSYKARAGNQRTLLDAFAYPRGKILTADGTVIADSVPSGGLSYKYQRTYPLKSDYANVTGWKSIGYGSRDIESVLDGYLAGTDSSESVANFMDTLTGKSKKGGDVQLTLQNAVQQAAIKGLNGRSGSVVALDPTTGAILAMYSNPTFDPNGIASNDGDTSSAAGKALESQKDKPDLNHAIQENYPPGSVFKIVTAAAALDSGQFTETGPTGADPNSYSVPGSGYNLPNEDGPCPGTDLKTALAQSCNSVYGFVGAKLGSQVMSSYASKFGFNDPSLKIPLAVAQSNFPSVASIGSNTLGLAQDSIGQGDTQVTPLQAAMIAASVANGGTIMQPYLVDKETAPNGHVTYKGSDHQHELSQAMSPATAATLDDMMQNVVANGTAQHAGIPGIHMGAKTGTAQRGQGQNPLAWFVCYGSANGKKVAVAVMVESNDPSIRSDISGVGFAGPTAQAVLKAALGMS
- a CDS encoding aminodeoxychorismate/anthranilate synthase component II, whose product is MAARILVVDNYDSFVYNLVQYLYQLGAECEVVRNDAIGVEAAHDYDGVLLSPGPGTPEEAGICVKMVGYAEQHRIPVFGVCLGLQSIAVAHGAVVGRAPELLHGKTSTVTHDGAGVFQGLPDPFTATRYHSLAIEPDTLPADLVVTARTDSGVIMGIRHPELPVEAVQFHPESVLTEGGHRMLANWLTVCGDAGAVERSAGLAPVVLSAAN